DNA sequence from the Cyanobacteriota bacterium genome:
ATTTGTTGACTTGCCCATCGCAGAAGTCACAACAATCACATTGTGCTCTTGCGCTTCCTTGAGAGCTATCTTTGATATACGTTCAATACATTTGGCATCAGCAACAGAGCTGCCACCAAACTTGAGAACGATAGTAGTATCTTTTCTAGCCACGTAAGCTACTCATTTTAGTACTTTAGTAGCTAAAAATCAATACTTAGATTTGTTTCAACTTTGCGTGCTGATCTACCACCAATACGAGAGACTAAATTAGCAGTCTTAGAACTAGAATCATTTGGGGTACAAACCTTGATATTCACGGTTGGTGTTTTTAATGGGAAGCAATCAGCATTACTTGCTCTCAATTCTTTTCCTCTAGCAGATTTCAGAGTTGAGTTGTTGAGTTTAAGCAAAAAGAGTTCATTTGGTTTATCAAAACGACTGCTATTGATCATCATATAGTTATTCACAATGAAACCATTTCTATCTGCCGATTCAAAATCACTCTCTCCAATCTTGCCAAGCCTTGTTGAATTATTAAGCAGTCGATAAGTAAAACTATAACCAAGATGATGTGCAGCAATATCTTTAATCACTAGCCTTCTTCTAATACTTGGTTTGTTTCCAGCAATTGTCCAAATACCTTCAACCTTGTTTTGGTATTTATTTTCTTCATTCAAAATAGTTTCAGAAGCTGTGTTTGTCGTCGGAACAGTATTGATATCAGCTCCAGATTTTACAAACTTGATAGTAGATAAACTGGAAGCAAAGAAGCTAGAAGCATTACACTGAGCAGAGTCTACAGCTAATCTATCTCCGTGTTTCTTTTTAACAAGAGTGGCATCTATGCCAACAGTAGTACAAGCTGCCAGTTGTGTTTTGACTTCAACACCTGGTCCAGTATTATTCTCAAAATCTATTTCGGCGATATAAGTCTGAGCAAACCCCATATTAATCAAATCAAAAACTATGTAATCCCCAAACAAAAATCCTTGTAACGAATTTTCTTCAAGATCTTGATGGGAGCCTTGCGTATAACTAAATCTTGAATTATTTTCCTTTGAAACAACAAACGTAATATCAACAGTGTCAATCAATTGATTAGTCGAATCAAAAATACTCCAAGTACCAATGAGCGCAGTCCCATTTGTATTGGCGGCCCGAGAATCAAGAGCTGGCTGGAGAAGTAGGATAAGTAAGATAGATATGGTGATTTTACGTAGAGTCATGGTGTTTATAGACGTTTGTATAAGGATTTAGTTTTCCATATTGTCTATTTCTTAGTATTTCAAAAAATAAATGAAAAAACCTAGTTATTTTACTCATTTTTAACTGATTCTTAACTAAACCTGTCAATATAGGCCCTAAGGTCTAGATCATCGGGAGTAGAGAATGTCATTAGTAGAAGAAGATATAGCAAAAAAACTGGATAGTTTGCCAGCGAGTTCGCCGGCAGTAACCAAATTAATTAGTATTATAGACAATCCGACGACGACACGAGACGATGTCTTGCGTTTGCTTACTTTGGATCAAGTATTGTTTGCTCACGCATTTAAATATGCAAACTCAGCAGCCTTGGGCTCATGCCGCAAACTAGTCTCATTAACAGAGATTGTTGATGTACTTGGTTTCAGCGCCCTCAAGAGTATTGCAATACTTACAGCATTGCGTAATATAAGCACTAATAGAGGACAATGGTTTAATGCCATTTTTACTGCACTTGCTGCAAAAAGAATTGCAATCACATTAAGTAAAGAAGCTGAATTCTGCGAGGATGTTTTTATGGCAGCGATGATGCAACAATATGGATTATTTGCAATAATGAATTTTTATCCAAAAGAATACAAAAAAATTAATCAAAGTTTGAGTTATAACGAACGCCTAAAACAGGAGACTAAACTCTTCGGATATAATCATCTTGAACTATCGACAAGGGTACTTGAAATCTGGGGACTACCTAAAAAAATCGTCTCTGTCGTCGCCAATCAAGAATCACAAGAGAATGATCAACTAAACAAATATAATCAAATTATAGATATTGCTAGAGCAATTCTAGAGTCTGGTAGATTCAAAAATGAAAATAACTTTAAGGATTTTATCAAGACTAATAAAAAATTACTTTCCGAATTAAAGCTCAAGATTGGTCAAGATTTTATTGATGAAATATTTACAGACGCACACAACTTAATGACCATGTAGATGGTGCCGAGGAGGAGAATTGAACTCCCTACCCTTCTTCGGCGATACCAGCCCTTATCACAGAAGCACTACTGAGAC
Encoded proteins:
- a CDS encoding HDOD domain-containing protein, whose product is MSLVEEDIAKKLDSLPASSPAVTKLISIIDNPTTTRDDVLRLLTLDQVLFAHAFKYANSAALGSCRKLVSLTEIVDVLGFSALKSIAILTALRNISTNRGQWFNAIFTALAAKRIAITLSKEAEFCEDVFMAAMMQQYGLFAIMNFYPKEYKKINQSLSYNERLKQETKLFGYNHLELSTRVLEIWGLPKKIVSVVANQESQENDQLNKYNQIIDIARAILESGRFKNENNFKDFIKTNKKLLSELKLKIGQDFIDEIFTDAHNLMTM